A window of Cohnella herbarum contains these coding sequences:
- a CDS encoding ABC transporter permease: MGNNRTRGIWLPVVTLFAFVGAWEAVCAIFRIETFTLPAPSDIAVTMYEDSGVLWEHVVATFSLALAGLVLGLVIGIVVAIVLHVIPFLREAFAPLLVLSQNVPLIALGPLLMIWFGFGLTPKLILLVLVCFFPVTLSILVGLGQAEPQLREYLGMIGASRWEKLKRLEFPASLSYLFSGLRIAATYVVSSAIVAEWLGANKGIGYYLKLKFNGFDQPGVFGSIVCIVTLSFLFYYAVVIAERLTIRWKPRPQNDWKGASS, from the coding sequence ATGGGCAATAACCGAACTAGAGGGATATGGCTGCCTGTCGTCACGTTGTTCGCGTTCGTGGGAGCGTGGGAAGCCGTATGCGCGATCTTCCGGATCGAAACGTTCACTTTGCCCGCGCCGTCGGATATCGCCGTTACGATGTACGAAGATTCCGGGGTTTTGTGGGAGCACGTCGTCGCGACGTTTTCTTTGGCACTGGCAGGGCTCGTTTTAGGATTAGTAATCGGGATCGTAGTCGCGATCGTTCTGCACGTGATTCCTTTTCTTAGGGAAGCATTCGCTCCGCTCTTAGTGCTTTCTCAGAACGTCCCCCTTATCGCTTTAGGGCCGTTATTGATGATTTGGTTCGGGTTCGGCTTAACGCCTAAGCTGATCCTGCTCGTCCTCGTATGTTTTTTTCCGGTTACGTTATCGATTCTAGTCGGTCTCGGACAAGCCGAGCCGCAATTGCGAGAGTATTTGGGAATGATCGGCGCCTCTCGGTGGGAGAAGCTGAAGAGGCTTGAATTTCCGGCCTCCTTGTCCTACTTGTTCTCCGGCTTGCGGATCGCGGCTACCTACGTCGTATCATCCGCGATCGTCGCCGAGTGGCTCGGGGCGAACAAAGGGATCGGTTATTACTTGAAGCTAAAGTTTAACGGATTCGACCAACCGGGCGTATTCGGCTCGATCGTCTGTATCGTCACGCTGAGCTTCTTGTTCTACTATGCGGTCGTCATCGCGGAACGCCTAACGATTCGGTGGAAACCGCGTCCGCAAAACGACTGGAAGGGGGCTTCCTCATGA
- a CDS encoding TatD family hydrolase, translating into MRRLFDAHVHLDLYGDAEREEIMENLDSSGIEGLVAVSMGMNSCIANRETAIRWSGRIMPAYGHHPELSPLEEPEVNVLCDWIRERDAGNEVFAIGEVGLPYYTRKDAETSGNAFDLKPYLFQLERFVRLAAELDKPIALHAVYEDADVVMDMLERYAIRRAHFHWFKGSSAAIARIVRNGYMISITPDVLYEAAIKELAIRVPLRNLMVETDGPWPFEGPFAGKPTVPGMVRDVLIEIAKLRSVEVKAVQEVVRRNCLSFYGWDDL; encoded by the coding sequence ATGCGGCGCTTGTTTGACGCTCACGTTCATTTGGATTTATACGGCGATGCGGAGCGGGAGGAAATAATGGAAAACTTGGATTCGTCGGGAATCGAAGGACTTGTGGCCGTTTCGATGGGGATGAACTCTTGTATCGCAAACCGCGAAACGGCCATTCGTTGGTCAGGACGGATCATGCCGGCTTATGGACATCATCCCGAGCTGTCTCCGCTGGAGGAGCCGGAAGTGAACGTTCTATGCGACTGGATACGGGAGCGGGATGCGGGAAACGAGGTTTTCGCGATCGGAGAAGTAGGGCTTCCCTATTATACGCGCAAGGATGCGGAAACGAGCGGGAACGCGTTCGATCTAAAGCCGTATCTGTTCCAATTGGAACGTTTCGTTCGGTTGGCCGCCGAGCTGGACAAGCCGATCGCGCTTCATGCGGTGTACGAGGATGCCGACGTCGTCATGGACATGCTTGAACGTTACGCGATTCGTCGTGCGCACTTCCATTGGTTTAAAGGGAGTTCGGCGGCGATTGCGCGTATTGTTCGGAACGGCTACATGATATCGATAACGCCTGACGTATTGTACGAGGCTGCGATCAAGGAATTGGCGATAAGGGTCCCGCTGCGTAATCTCATGGTCGAAACCGACGGGCCTTGGCCGTTCGAGGGACCGTTCGCCGGGAAACCCACCGTTCCCGGTATGGTTCGCGATGTCTTGATCGAGATCGCAAAGTTGCGATCGGTCGAGGTGAAAGCCGTCCAAGAGGTCGTTAGGCGCAATTGCCTCTCTTTTTACGGTTGGGATGATTTATAG
- a CDS encoding glycosyltransferase family 2 protein, with the protein MVTVSLCMIVRNEEKVLSRCLDSVHDLIDEIIIVDTGSTDKTKEIAARYTDKIYDRAWIDDFADARNYSFSFATMDYIMWLDADDYLKELDRAKLKALKDSLDTEVDSVVMSYHLAFDAYGNPLFMSRRNRIVKRSRQFKWYNPVHEYLHVDGNYYLTDIAVSHDRVHTDTGRNLRILEQIVKQEGEVSGRDVFYYANELADAGKNAEAVEQYLRFLEYPVEYFEDNLMACARLSACYHQLGNHDLKLSILLQSMIYDVPRADFCCSIGQCFLDQEELNKAIFWFNLALQQELPQNHFGVLNLICWTWLPHFQLCICYGLKGELDLAYEHNEKALKYLPNDENLLQNKEKLEQALQAEGG; encoded by the coding sequence GTGGTTACCGTCAGCTTATGCATGATCGTGCGTAATGAGGAGAAGGTGCTTTCTCGCTGCTTGGATTCCGTTCATGATTTAATAGACGAAATCATCATCGTAGATACCGGATCGACGGATAAGACGAAGGAAATCGCGGCCCGTTATACGGACAAGATTTACGATAGGGCATGGATCGACGATTTCGCGGACGCGCGCAACTATTCCTTCTCGTTCGCGACGATGGATTACATCATGTGGTTGGATGCGGACGATTACTTGAAGGAGTTAGACCGCGCCAAACTTAAAGCGTTGAAGGACTCTTTGGATACGGAAGTGGATTCCGTAGTCATGTCGTATCATCTTGCGTTCGACGCTTATGGAAATCCGCTCTTCATGTCCAGACGGAACAGGATCGTCAAGAGAAGCCGGCAGTTCAAGTGGTACAATCCGGTCCATGAGTATTTGCACGTCGACGGAAACTATTATTTAACGGATATCGCCGTATCGCACGATAGGGTTCATACGGATACGGGAAGAAATTTGCGAATTCTCGAACAGATAGTTAAGCAGGAAGGCGAAGTCTCGGGGCGCGATGTTTTCTACTATGCCAACGAGCTGGCCGACGCGGGTAAGAACGCCGAAGCGGTGGAACAGTACCTCCGATTTCTTGAATATCCGGTCGAATACTTCGAAGACAATCTTATGGCATGCGCCAGGCTCTCGGCATGTTATCACCAATTAGGGAATCATGATCTGAAATTATCGATATTGCTGCAATCTATGATCTACGACGTCCCGAGAGCGGACTTCTGTTGTTCGATCGGACAATGTTTCCTCGATCAGGAGGAGTTGAACAAGGCGATCTTCTGGTTCAACCTGGCTCTGCAGCAGGAGCTTCCGCAGAACCATTTCGGGGTGCTAAACCTCATCTGTTGGACTTGGCTTCCTCATTTTCAACTTTGTATCTGTTACGGATTAAAAGGCGAATTGGACCTTGCATACGAGCATAACGAAAAGGCTCTAAAGTATTTGCCTAACGACGAGAATCTACTTCAGAACAAAGAAAAACTCGAACAAGCGCTGCAGGCCGAAGGGGGATAA
- a CDS encoding methyltransferase domain-containing protein: MSTSIILVVHNQLAMTKRCVLSIRKYTDPGSYEIIVVDNASTDGTVGWLRAQPDIRLLEQAKNVGFPAGCNIGAAASAGDRILLLNNDTVVTPRWLSQMELAIGSDDRVGAVGPLTNFAGYGQTVETSYHSMDEMQRFAEIYNVSSPNRWEEKMKLIGFCLLVKREAWMKVGPLDEAFGIGNYEDDDWCVRARLSGYKLLLCRDTFIHHEGHASFKSVKDTFKKAMIHNGTLFMNKWGFHPHIAVNIRSDLLQPLQSVKPGMSVLEIGCGCGATLLELRNRYKDIRLFGYESEQAAARIASFVTERTWSQEEDIQIPVGSKGFDAIILNDILSLPVPLDMLRKIYRWLRPGGIVVTSVPNRMYVEYVKAYLKPANPVPHEAFLSKEETIDRFRNAGFEEVEMTMIASEETKKHEIDALCLLAGEKRRDEFTAIYFIANAIKAPVGGRKPTKAPVPAGSAKPVKPEEPASESPAPSMPTPAKSEILTESTVTPLTYLPKAQEDVAFTGERLILSSAVSGSHPDVLAEHVYRYRLAQRYCIGKTVLDAACGAGYGVRMMKDGGAISVTGVDIDAASVHLANRDYGGDGVYYQIGNVLQLPYSSESFDVVVSFETIEHVPDGTAWLREAARVLRPGGRLIVSTPNREVTNPDRLYGEQVRNPYHCFEYSLSEFVGELSALYDIEGLYGQTFVGKHGQVAPEWSDIAAAVGGVTTMAGFNPDIIRYYGPASLSRMKNARPAYVIAVCRKK, encoded by the coding sequence ATGAGCACCAGCATTATCCTCGTCGTTCATAACCAACTGGCAATGACCAAGCGATGCGTCTTAAGCATCCGCAAATATACGGATCCGGGATCTTACGAGATCATCGTCGTCGATAACGCTTCTACGGACGGAACGGTCGGCTGGTTGCGGGCGCAACCTGACATTCGATTGCTCGAGCAAGCGAAGAACGTCGGATTTCCGGCAGGATGCAATATCGGTGCCGCAGCGTCGGCCGGGGATCGAATATTGCTGTTGAATAACGATACGGTCGTCACGCCGCGATGGTTGAGTCAAATGGAACTGGCCATCGGGAGCGACGACCGAGTCGGAGCCGTCGGGCCGCTGACCAACTTCGCCGGATACGGACAGACGGTCGAGACGTCTTACCACTCGATGGACGAGATGCAACGTTTCGCGGAGATTTACAACGTTTCCTCGCCGAATCGGTGGGAAGAAAAAATGAAGCTGATCGGGTTCTGCCTGCTCGTTAAACGCGAAGCTTGGATGAAGGTCGGACCTCTCGACGAGGCGTTCGGAATCGGCAATTACGAGGACGACGATTGGTGCGTCAGGGCGAGATTGTCGGGATATAAGCTTCTATTATGCCGAGATACGTTCATTCACCATGAAGGCCATGCCTCCTTTAAGTCCGTTAAGGATACGTTCAAGAAGGCGATGATCCATAACGGCACGTTATTCATGAACAAATGGGGATTTCATCCGCATATCGCGGTGAATATCCGATCCGATCTGCTTCAGCCTTTGCAATCGGTTAAGCCCGGGATGAGCGTCCTCGAGATCGGCTGCGGTTGCGGAGCGACGCTGCTCGAGCTTCGTAACCGGTACAAGGATATTCGGTTATTCGGATACGAGAGCGAACAAGCCGCTGCTCGAATCGCTTCGTTCGTAACGGAGAGAACATGGTCGCAGGAGGAAGACATCCAGATTCCGGTCGGTTCTAAAGGGTTCGATGCGATCATTCTTAACGATATTTTATCTCTCCCGGTTCCGCTCGACATGCTGCGGAAAATATATAGATGGCTAAGACCAGGCGGAATTGTCGTGACCAGCGTTCCGAACCGAATGTACGTAGAGTATGTCAAAGCTTATCTGAAGCCCGCGAATCCAGTGCCCCATGAGGCGTTCCTCTCCAAAGAAGAAACGATCGATCGGTTTCGCAATGCGGGCTTTGAAGAGGTTGAAATGACGATGATTGCTTCGGAGGAGACGAAAAAGCATGAGATTGACGCCCTATGCTTACTCGCCGGAGAGAAGCGAAGAGACGAATTTACCGCGATTTATTTCATAGCTAACGCGATAAAGGCACCGGTCGGAGGACGTAAACCGACGAAGGCGCCCGTTCCCGCGGGTTCCGCTAAACCGGTGAAGCCGGAGGAGCCTGCAAGCGAATCGCCCGCACCTTCCATGCCGACGCCAGCAAAGTCGGAAATTCTTACAGAATCGACGGTGACGCCATTGACCTATTTACCTAAAGCCCAGGAAGACGTCGCCTTTACGGGGGAAAGGCTTATCCTCAGTTCGGCGGTTTCCGGCTCGCACCCCGACGTGCTCGCCGAGCACGTGTATCGTTACCGTCTTGCGCAACGTTACTGCATTGGCAAAACCGTTCTAGATGCTGCTTGCGGAGCTGGATACGGCGTTCGCATGATGAAGGACGGCGGGGCTATCAGCGTGACCGGAGTAGACATCGACGCAGCGTCGGTGCACCTTGCGAATCGAGATTACGGAGGGGATGGCGTTTACTATCAGATCGGAAACGTGTTGCAGCTTCCGTATTCCTCCGAATCGTTCGACGTTGTCGTTTCCTTCGAAACGATCGAGCACGTGCCCGACGGAACCGCATGGCTAAGGGAAGCGGCGCGCGTGCTCCGTCCGGGCGGAAGGCTAATCGTATCGACGCCGAACCGGGAAGTGACCAATCCGGATCGGTTGTACGGAGAGCAAGTGCGCAATCCCTATCATTGTTTCGAATACAGTCTGAGCGAGTTTGTCGGAGAGCTGTCGGCTTTGTACGATATCGAGGGGTTATACGGACAAACCTTCGTAGGCAAGCATGGGCAAGTCGCTCCGGAATGGAGCGATATAGCGGCCGCCGTAGGAGGCGTTACGACGATGGCCGGATTTAACCCCGATATTATCCGATATTATGGGCCGGCTTCCTTAAGCCGCATGAAGAACGCTCGACCGGCTTACGTAATAGCCGTATGCCGGAAGAAATAA
- a CDS encoding ABC transporter substrate-binding protein: MKGKSKVWQGLGLTVLAGMLLAGCGNNGNNGNSGASGSVAPSSEGSASPSEALQKVTLVLDWTPNTNHTGLYVARDQGLWKKHGLDVEIILPPEAGASALVANNTADFGVGAQESMILAREQGLPLVSIAPIIQHNTSGFASPVDKNIKEPKDFEGKSYGGWGSPAEQAVIESIMNVQQADVGKVNFVSAGTADFFTAVKKGIDFEWIFYGWTGIEAELRNEPVNMVYLTDYSKQLDYYTPLLLTNEKLIQEKPELVRAFLAGASEGYQYAIDNPDAAADLLIKAVPELNADLVKASQKWLSPKYKDDAPRWGEQKREVWSGYGDWLSQNGLMKEGLNYDEMFTTEFLPK; encoded by the coding sequence ATGAAAGGAAAGAGTAAAGTTTGGCAAGGTTTGGGATTAACGGTATTAGCGGGCATGCTGCTGGCCGGGTGCGGCAACAATGGCAACAATGGCAACTCCGGAGCTTCCGGAAGCGTCGCGCCATCTTCGGAAGGTTCGGCATCCCCGTCTGAGGCGTTGCAGAAAGTGACGCTCGTGCTCGACTGGACTCCGAATACGAACCATACGGGATTGTATGTCGCCAGGGATCAAGGGCTGTGGAAAAAACATGGATTGGACGTAGAGATCATTCTGCCGCCGGAAGCGGGAGCAAGCGCCCTTGTGGCGAACAATACGGCGGATTTCGGGGTCGGGGCACAGGAAAGCATGATCTTGGCGCGCGAGCAGGGCTTGCCGCTCGTATCCATCGCGCCGATCATCCAGCACAATACGTCGGGATTCGCGTCTCCCGTGGACAAGAACATCAAGGAGCCTAAAGACTTCGAAGGGAAATCTTACGGCGGTTGGGGTTCCCCCGCCGAGCAAGCCGTAATCGAATCGATCATGAACGTTCAGCAAGCGGACGTCGGCAAAGTGAACTTCGTAAGCGCGGGTACGGCGGATTTCTTCACAGCGGTGAAGAAAGGCATCGATTTCGAATGGATTTTCTACGGATGGACGGGAATCGAAGCGGAACTGCGGAACGAACCGGTTAATATGGTGTACTTGACCGATTACAGCAAGCAATTGGATTATTACACGCCTTTGCTGTTAACGAACGAGAAGCTGATTCAAGAAAAGCCGGAGCTCGTGCGCGCTTTCTTGGCGGGAGCGTCGGAAGGCTATCAATATGCGATCGACAATCCGGACGCGGCTGCCGATTTGTTGATCAAGGCGGTTCCGGAATTGAACGCGGATCTGGTAAAGGCGAGCCAGAAATGGCTAAGCCCGAAATACAAGGACGACGCCCCGCGTTGGGGAGAGCAGAAGCGGGAAGTGTGGTCCGGTTATGGCGATTGGTTGAGCCAGAACGGGCTGATGAAAGAAGGATTGAACTACGACGAGATGTTCACGACGGAGTTCCTGCCGAAATAA
- a CDS encoding glycosyltransferase → MEGELRPSEHKLYFLGENANLEAPGLMHGAEEISIGKEAIVSSGHRLIVTSPINGSRPKIILGDGVQADIGLIVTAENHVELERLVWCGPHAVLSDTEAEYRKTGLPVSKQGYRHAGINRLIVGEGTYIGAHAVIEGAMKIGKGCVIGAGSVVRGDVPDYSVVWGVPAKLTEMFDTVAEEWIKVETEEEIADVLRRRRDRPLLSICIPTYNRSKELKVCLDSVLPQTSINGLIEVCVSDNASDDATSAVLAQYVMKYPQLRTIRQSENIGGERNFVEVVKFAKGKFAKLQGDDDYFIPGAIQPILYALLYRKSRFLLIDVLRNDGTVEVLEGMDRLVTELSIASGFISSIVVDREALLSLPELDRFIGTSLNHIYWLYALLEEDPRFTLLKFSMFSYAFNAPRGYNYGDAAIRGYLEILRYFVGRGLSEPVYVDEKKVLLDRFVLPRLEMMIEVGFEFDFEGFEAVFTEHYEMEPYYPEYLAEVRRIIALTGNR, encoded by the coding sequence ATGGAGGGGGAATTGCGGCCGAGCGAGCACAAGTTGTATTTTCTCGGGGAAAACGCGAATTTGGAAGCTCCGGGATTGATGCATGGCGCCGAAGAAATATCGATCGGTAAAGAGGCCATCGTGAGCTCGGGTCATCGATTGATCGTGACTTCGCCGATTAACGGTTCGCGGCCGAAAATCATTCTAGGAGACGGCGTACAAGCGGATATCGGCCTGATCGTAACGGCAGAGAATCACGTTGAATTAGAGCGGTTAGTCTGGTGCGGACCGCATGCGGTGCTGTCGGATACGGAGGCCGAATACCGGAAAACCGGTCTTCCGGTCTCTAAGCAAGGCTACCGCCATGCCGGGATAAACCGTTTGATTGTCGGAGAAGGCACCTATATCGGAGCGCATGCGGTAATCGAAGGTGCCATGAAAATCGGGAAAGGCTGCGTGATCGGAGCAGGCAGCGTCGTTCGCGGCGACGTACCGGACTATTCCGTCGTCTGGGGCGTTCCCGCCAAGCTGACGGAAATGTTCGATACCGTTGCCGAGGAATGGATTAAGGTCGAGACGGAAGAGGAGATTGCGGACGTTCTGCGTCGACGTAGAGACCGGCCTCTGTTATCGATCTGCATTCCGACTTATAACAGAAGCAAGGAGCTTAAGGTATGTCTCGATTCCGTATTGCCGCAGACCAGCATTAACGGATTGATCGAAGTATGCGTCTCCGATAACGCTTCGGACGACGCGACTTCCGCCGTGCTCGCTCAATACGTGATGAAATATCCGCAGCTAAGAACGATCAGACAATCGGAGAACATCGGCGGCGAGAGAAATTTCGTGGAAGTCGTGAAATTCGCGAAAGGAAAATTCGCGAAGCTCCAAGGGGATGACGATTATTTTATCCCGGGAGCCATCCAGCCGATTCTCTATGCGCTCTTATATCGGAAAAGCCGATTCCTGTTGATCGACGTGCTCAGGAACGACGGAACCGTTGAAGTATTGGAAGGGATGGATAGGCTCGTTACGGAGCTTTCCATTGCCTCCGGATTCATTTCCTCGATCGTGGTCGATCGCGAGGCATTATTGAGCTTACCCGAATTGGATCGGTTTATCGGCACGAGCTTGAACCACATTTATTGGCTTTATGCTTTGCTCGAAGAGGATCCTAGGTTTACCTTGCTTAAGTTCTCGATGTTCAGTTACGCGTTTAATGCTCCCAGAGGCTACAATTACGGAGATGCCGCGATTCGGGGGTACTTGGAAATTTTGCGATATTTCGTTGGGAGAGGACTATCCGAGCCGGTGTATGTAGACGAGAAAAAGGTGCTGCTAGACCGATTCGTCTTGCCGCGCTTGGAAATGATGATCGAAGTCGGCTTCGAATTCGATTTCGAAGGATTCGAAGCCGTATTCACGGAACATTATGAAATGGAGCCGTATTATCCGGAGTATCTTGCCGAGGTGCGGAGAATCATCGCTTTGACCGGGAATCGCTAA
- a CDS encoding thiamine-binding protein has product MAQALLSIQILPKVKPGEEVIPYVDRAIEIIKQSGVAYRVASLETTMEGELDQLIDIVKRMNAAMFEMGSPSVMSQIKLVVDGQEGASMARLLQKYPDGQ; this is encoded by the coding sequence ATGGCTCAAGCGCTGCTAAGCATACAGATTTTACCGAAGGTAAAACCGGGAGAAGAGGTTATTCCATACGTCGACCGAGCGATCGAAATCATTAAACAGTCGGGAGTCGCCTACCGGGTAGCGTCATTGGAGACGACGATGGAAGGCGAATTGGATCAATTGATCGACATCGTTAAGCGGATGAACGCCGCTATGTTCGAGATGGGCAGCCCGTCCGTCATGTCGCAAATCAAACTGGTCGTAGACGGCCAAGAGGGCGCTTCGATGGCTCGGCTGTTGCAGAAATATCCCGATGGGCAATAA
- a CDS encoding ABC transporter ATP-binding protein, giving the protein MRNSVGSTLELIGIDKAYMRGKERVSVLSDIRLHVKAGEFVTLIGPSGSGKSTLFRLIGGVERPDGGRILIDGKEVTGQRGLISYMPQQPALFPWLSVEDNISSALVTAGTSKKEARELAADWLEKIHLKAVAKEYPHVLSGGMQMRVSFLRALLMKRNVMCLDEPFAALDALTRADMQRWLLELWEADRRSVLFVTHSIEEALMLSDRIYVLSPAPATVLREIVIPFGRPRRADVWTSPEFVDLKKEVLELLGEGDAALV; this is encoded by the coding sequence ATGAGGAACTCCGTCGGAAGCACGCTGGAACTCATCGGAATCGACAAAGCCTATATGCGAGGCAAAGAGCGGGTATCCGTATTGAGCGACATCCGTCTGCATGTTAAAGCGGGCGAGTTTGTCACTTTAATCGGGCCTTCGGGCAGCGGCAAATCCACGTTGTTCCGATTAATCGGCGGCGTGGAGCGTCCGGATGGCGGACGAATTCTGATCGATGGCAAAGAGGTCACCGGACAACGCGGACTGATCAGTTATATGCCGCAGCAACCGGCATTGTTTCCTTGGTTGTCCGTTGAGGATAACATCTCGTCTGCTCTCGTTACTGCCGGAACCTCGAAGAAAGAAGCTAGAGAACTGGCTGCCGACTGGCTTGAGAAAATCCATCTCAAGGCAGTGGCCAAGGAATACCCTCATGTACTGTCCGGAGGGATGCAGATGAGGGTGAGCTTCTTGCGCGCGCTGCTCATGAAACGGAACGTCATGTGCTTGGATGAGCCTTTCGCTGCTTTGGATGCTTTGACTAGAGCGGACATGCAGCGCTGGTTGCTAGAGCTGTGGGAAGCGGACAGGCGCTCGGTATTGTTCGTCACGCACAGCATCGAAGAAGCGCTCATGCTGTCGGATCGCATATACGTGTTATCTCCCGCCCCCGCAACGGTGTTGCGCGAGATCGTGATCCCATTTGGGCGTCCGCGCAGGGCCGACGTCTGGACGTCTCCCGAGTTCGTCGATTTGAAGAAAGAAGTGCTGGAACTGTTGGGCGAAGGGGATGCGGCGCTTGTTTGA